In Magnetococcus sp. PR-3, one DNA window encodes the following:
- a CDS encoding zinc ribbon domain-containing protein — protein sequence MNPLYTLAPLVDLFFLIAWIAGTFMATSAASSKGMSGALWFALALLFSPLLALLAVAAHGSNQATQGKLLKHEYGYTDCPSCMRAIDSKAAYCGHCGRGIEQKQAAKPTTVPPPRAQDRPLKKAQPWRWPVG from the coding sequence ATGAATCCACTCTATACACTTGCCCCTTTGGTTGATCTGTTTTTTTTAATCGCCTGGATAGCAGGCACTTTTATGGCCACATCCGCCGCCAGTTCCAAGGGCATGAGCGGGGCTTTATGGTTTGCACTGGCGCTGCTCTTTTCGCCCCTTTTAGCCCTGCTTGCCGTGGCCGCCCATGGCAGTAATCAGGCCACCCAGGGCAAACTCCTCAAACATGAATACGGGTACACAGATTGCCCCAGTTGCATGCGAGCCATCGACAGCAAGGCCGCCTATTGTGGCCACTGCGGGCGGGGGATTGAACAGAAGCAGGCTGCCAAGCCCACGACCGTGCCCCCCCCAAGAGCCCAAGACCGCCCCCTCAAAAAAGCCCAGCCCTGGCGGTGGCCTGTTGGATGA
- a CDS encoding phage tail tube protein: MGKSTRHDDAIRLSVDGDSKTKAELVAQGEAASTSSGGGTPDSLPLKRFGQFQGAIKRAGSAIANLTSGNLTYSNNLDKVETIRNDGKIDGADPTVASASGTITTRFADTTLMDLASNGTAVDLELSYTLDADNKLVITLHEVYLPKPKIGMSGPGGIEASFDYVAAFNSSAGQMMTVALVNDLDGTEYA, encoded by the coding sequence ATGGGTAAGAGCACGCGCCATGATGACGCGATCCGCCTGTCTGTAGATGGCGACAGCAAGACCAAAGCGGAGCTGGTGGCCCAGGGTGAGGCGGCCAGCACCAGTAGCGGCGGCGGTACCCCGGATTCTCTGCCCCTTAAGCGGTTTGGGCAGTTCCAGGGGGCCATCAAGCGGGCCGGGTCGGCCATCGCCAACCTCACCAGTGGCAATCTGACCTACAGCAATAATTTGGATAAGGTGGAGACCATCCGCAACGATGGCAAGATTGACGGGGCCGACCCCACCGTGGCCAGCGCCAGCGGCACCATCACCACCCGCTTTGCCGATACCACCTTAATGGATCTGGCCAGCAACGGTACGGCGGTGGATCTGGAATTGAGCTATACCCTGGATGCCGACAATAAGCTGGTCATTACCCTGCATGAGGTCTATCTGCCGAAGCCTAAAATCGGCATGAGTGGCCCCGGCGGCATTGAGGCCAGTTTTGACTATGTGGCCGCCTTTAACAGCAGCGCCGGTCAAATGATGACCGTGGCGCTGGTTAACGACCTGGACGGCACGGAGTACGCATAA